The genomic segment CGGACATGGGCGCGGAGCCCCTCTCGGACCGGCAGGTCCAGACCGTTCTATCGGGCGAGCCCAGGCTGCCGGACTGGAGCAAGCCGCCGCGCGTGGAGCCGCGCGCCGATGCCCTGCTCTCGGCCAGCGACATCGCGGGCCTGGCGGACAAGGAGGAGAACGGCCATGGCCGATGACCAGCGCGCCCGGACACTGCGCGAGGCCGTGGCCCGCGAACTGCCCAACGTGGACTTCGTGCTGGGCTACGCGCGCGGCTTCGACGCCCTGCACGCCACGCCCGTCACCGTGCGCACGGAAGCGGACGCCCAGAAGCTCATCTTCGACGAAACCTGCGTGCAGAACCTGGCCACCAGCCTCTACGGCCTTACGGACAAGCGCGTGGGCATCGTGGTCAAGGGCTGCGATTCGCGCTCCATCGTCGAACTGCTGCAGGAAAAACTGCTCGACCGCTCCAAGCTGGTGGTTTTCGGCATCCCCTGCGACGGCGTGCTGGACCTGGCCAAGATCCGCGTGCGCGCGGACACGAGCCAGGTGCGCGCGGCGGACATGGATGGCGAGGAGCTGCGCCTGCAAACGCCCGAAGGCGAAAAACGGCTGCCCCGCAGCGAGGTGCTGGCCGACAAGTGCCTGCGCTGCCGCTACCCCAACCCGCTCGTGGCCGACCATGTCATCGGCCCGGAGCTGACCCCGGCGGCCGCCGAGGACACCTACGCCGACCTGGAGGGCTTTGAGAAGCTGAGCGCGAGGGAGCGCTTCGATTTCTGGAAACGGCAGATGAGCCGCTGCATCCGCTGCTACGCCTGCAGGAACGCCTGCCCGCTGTGCGTGTGCAAGCACGTGTGCCTGGCCGACAGCCGCG from the Humidesulfovibrio mexicanus genome contains:
- a CDS encoding 4Fe-4S dicluster domain-containing protein, translating into MADDQRARTLREAVARELPNVDFVLGYARGFDALHATPVTVRTEADAQKLIFDETCVQNLATSLYGLTDKRVGIVVKGCDSRSIVELLQEKLLDRSKLVVFGIPCDGVLDLAKIRVRADTSQVRAADMDGEELRLQTPEGEKRLPRSEVLADKCLRCRYPNPLVADHVIGPELTPAAAEDTYADLEGFEKLSARERFDFWKRQMSRCIRCYACRNACPLCVCKHVCLADSRDPHWLSAESTLQEKWLFQVMHALHLAGRCTECGECQRSCPMGIPLLLLKRKMNRELKDVFNYEAGVDLEAVPPLHTFQMEEEKISDRGLLW